The nucleotide sequence ACATAATTACTTATATGGAATCGATATAATTCTTAATTCGAGTTATTTGGGGTCCACTTTCAAGAATTCAGCAACTCTCATACATGAACCATTGTATCATCATTACAGATTTGTAGAAATACATATTCAAATATTAACTTATCTCTTTAATTTCTTTAAATATAAATATTTACCTTATATAAAGAACAAATACATTCTAGCAAAATCCATAATGGAAACATGAGGTTTCCTGTTTTTCTCTTTAAAAGGCCCCATGAATCAAGGTCCTCATCTGCCTATATAACTAGCCAGAATCCAGAGTTATCCAGACTCAAGAGTTTGGAAGATTCTTTTTTAAAATGAAGCAGGAGTTGAAATACAGACCTATATAATACAGGAGGGATCAAATGACCTATAAAGACTATCTGGAGCAGAAATCATCTATTAAACCCAAAGCCATCCCCTACTACCTGCAATGGATCAGTCTGTATCAAAGTTTCCTGGGGAAACAAAATAATGATGGAAGCTTGATAGGATTCCAGAAATTCATGGTGGAAAGCTACGCACCCTGGCAAATTGATCAGGCAGTAGATGCTGTTAAACATTTTGAATATTACAGAACCATGAAAAACAAAGATGCCTGTGCTCTCCCAAAGAACCGGGGAAATTGGGATCTGGTGACTCAGCAGATGAAAGACATTCTCAGACTCAGGCATAAATCATTGCAGACAGAAAAAGCCTATATGCAGTGGTTGAGTCGATTTGCCCATTTCAGCCGCAAAAATCCCCTCCAGTTGGGAAGTGAGGATCTGAAAAATTATATTTCCTACCTGGCAGTTGAGCAGCATGTGTCTTCTTCCACTCAGAATCAGGCCTTCAATGCTCTGCTCTTTTTTTACCGGAATATACTGGAAACTCCGATTGACGGACTGGAAAAGACGATTCGCTCTAAAATCCCGGCCCGGCTTCCTGTAGTCCTTACCAGGGAAGAAATCTTTTCTATACTGTCTTTGCTCAATGATCAACACAAACTGATGGCGTCACTTATTTACGGCGGAGGCCTACGCTTGAATGAATGCCTGTCACTCAGAATCAAGGATATGGATCTACAGAAGCCGGCGCTCCACATTGTCCAGGGTAAAGGGAATAAAGACCGTGAGACTCTTTTGCCAGTAGCCTTGATTCAGGATGTGGTGCATCAAATGGAAATGAGCCGTCAACTCTTTGAAAAAGACAGGAAGAAGAACTGGCCGGGTGTCCCTTTGTCTCCCTCATTGATGCGTAAATATAAGAATGCCACTGTTGAGTGGAACTGGTTCTGGCTTTTTCCATCCCGGGATTTTTCCCTCTGCCCCTACACATCCAAACCCCTGCGGTATCACATGCACCCGTCTAGCCTGCAAAGAAGTTTCAGATCTGCTGTCGTAAGGGCGGGGATAACGAAAAGAGCGACCGTCCATACCTTGAGACACAGTTTTGCCACTCACCTGCTGGAGTCTGGCTATGATATCAGAACGATTCAGGTTCTACTGGGTCATGCTTCGGTAGAGACAACGATGATATACACCCACATAGCCAGCAAAAACAGATTGGGTGTGAGAAGCCCTTTTGATCCTGTTGGAAACGAAACCAGTTTGCTTCAAAGAAGATAAATTCGACAGTTCCGTCAAGATTTATTAATATTCAGGTATGAAGGAATCCTTATGAAATCCCTGGAGGATCTGATCATCCACCTGCGGCATCAGGGCGTCCTCGAAAATCCGGATATTGAAAAAGCATTTCGCAGGATAAACCGGGCTGACTTTGTACTTCCTGAATTCACCAGTAATCCCTATGGGGACTTTCCTCTGCCTATCGGTTGGAACCAGACCATCAGCCAACCTTACACTGTGGCCTTTATGCTCAACCTTCTGCAAATTGAACCTGGTCAGTCTGTTCTGGATATCGGCAGCGGATCGGGCTGGACCACCGCTCTTCTGGCTGCCATCGTTGGTTCGGAGGGAGAGGTCCTGGGTCTGGAACGTCTTCCGGAACTGGTGTCTTTCGGCCGGGGAAACCTGGCAAAATATCCTGATCTTCCAGCCCGTATACATCCAAGCGGTCCTGACCCGGGGATGCCCGGTAAGAAGTATGACCGGATTCTGGTATCCGCATCGGCAGACCATTTTCCAGAAGCCCTGGGGAATCAACTGAAAAATGGAGGAATCATGGTTATTCCCGTAGATCATTCAATTTGGACAGTTCGGCGAACTTCCGAGGGTCTTGAGACAAAGACTGTGTACGGATTCTCTTTTGTTCCCCTGATTCTTGCTGACTGATTCAGAAAGCCATACGGGCCCAGCCTGGTTCAGGATGGGGGTCCAGTCCCAGGAGTTCCCGGGCGGTCTTTACATAGTATCTGTAGTTCTCCAGAGGCGTTCCGTTGGTGATGCGGTGGTCCAGACCGAAGATCATACCCCCCTCCTGCATCAGAGGCTGAAGCTTATACTCCAGTTCTTTCCGGATAGCTTCCCTGGACTGCCGGAGCACATGCTTGTCGATCCCTCCGGACATGGCAAGTTTCTTTCCGTATTTTTTACGGATTTCCACGATATCCATACCCGCCGCAGGCTCCATGGGGTACATTTCGGTCACCCCGGCCTTCAGGAAACTGTCTATGACACTGTTCATATTCCCGTCTGAATCCTGCCTGAAAATCTTTGCTCCCCGGGATTCCAACAGATCCCAGACTTTCCGGTAATAGGGGGCGATAAACTCATCTATCTGCAGCGGTCCGACGAGGGAGCCGCTTTTCCCCGCCATATCCTCATGCACCGACAATTGATCCACCCGAATCTTGGCGCTGACGAGATCCAGCACCCTATACGCTGTATCCCCGATGGTGCTGAGAATATCGTGAATCAGCTCGGGCTGCTCATAGTAGGCATAACAGAGATTTTCTTCTCCCAAAAGCTGCCGGGGTTCGTCAAAACCTCCGGGTATGGCGGCGACCAGAAGGGCACCCGATTCCAGGGCGGTTCGGGCATTCTGCTCCCAATCAGGGCTCAGACGATCTTCCCGGAACTCATAGCGATGTTTGATTGTGAGCCAGCTGTCCATATCGGTCACAGGATGGTTTAAAGGAAGAGGCAGGGTGGCCGTGGCCTTTATCATTTTCATTTTCCGGCCGAGGCTGTCCAGAGTGATCACATACTCCTCATTTTCATCCAGCACCTGGTCTACTCCTGTATCCAGCAGGCCGGTGTTTATCTCGATATCATGCCTCCGGACAGAATCAAAGCCGAAGGCTGTCATACCGATTTCTTCGGGAGTAGCTCCCTGAGCCGCCCACTCTTCAGGCAGTCCCACCAGGGGGCCGAAAAGCTCCACAAAGATGGGTTTTCCGACTTTTTTAAAGGTCATGTAATCAATGTATTCCTGTCTTTCAATTTCCATGGGACACTCCTGATTTGAATTATAGAGACTTCAATTGTAATTTGAATTGATTTATATGATTTTATTTTGTATTATTGTGATCTTATGCTCAAGATTAACAGTGCCGCCTTCTATGTCTGTTATCCCGACTGGACCTGGGACACAGCCGCCACTGGCTGGACGGACTCGGATCTCTGGTATATTTCTGGAGGGTCCGGAACGATTCAGACCCCCTCAGGGACATATAAGCTCAAACGGGGAGATCTCTTCTTTCTGATGGGGAGAGACCGTTATATTGCCGGTCACGATCCTCAAAATCCACTGCAGGTGTATGCGGTTCATTTTGAATCACTTCCCTCATATGAGTTCGCCAGGATGTCCGTACGAGCCCCCTCCTTCTACGATGAGCTGTGCCAGAGGATTGTATCCTGCCGGGAAATGGATGATGAAAAAGGAGCTCTTTTATGGCTCAAGGCGGCCCTTCAGGAAGCGGAAGTCTCCCGCAGGGTCGAAAAATGTTCAATCTCTGACTGGGGTTATCGAATTTCTGAAACCATCCGGTACATCTCGGAAAAAGAATATGGGAATGTGAGTGTCGAAGACATGGCTGACTCTTTCGGCAGCAGCCGGGAGCATTTCTCCCGGATCTTTCAACTGGAAAAAGGGATGTCCCCCCGGGCGTATCTTCTCAGCAGAAAATTGAACAAAGCCCGCGCCCTTCTACAGACAAGCTGTTATTCCATATCCGTTATCGCCGAACAGCTGGGCTATTGCGATACGGCCTTCTTTTCCCGGCAGTTCAAACAGAAGATGGGATTGAGCCCTTCCCGATTCAGGGCGGGAGATCAAACAAAGGATGAAATGATGGGGATTGAACCCATTTAGTATTCTAATGAAGCTGGTGTAGGTGACTCACTCTAAGATTCTATCTTGCTCTATGAATCTATTTGTAACAATTCATTCGGTTTTGGTGGAAAGAACTTCGTCATTAAAGAGGCTTGAAGCCAGGGATACCCCGTCACAGTCATAAAATCTGAGTCCCAGCAGTTCGGCAATCGTGGGGGCTATATCAACCATTTCTATGGGGCCAAGGTTATTTTGCGCCTTGAAACCAGGCCCACAGGCAAAAAAGAGGCATTTGTAGCCTTCTTTATCCGGGGAATAGCCATGGTTGGCATAGAGGATTCCCTTTTTTCCATAGTCCTCAATAGTTTCATCTGAAAGGGTTTCATCAATATTGAATCCGGCTCTGGCCTCGATACCATACTGAATTCCTGGAGCCGCTCTGAAATCATCCAGGTTCTTCCTGTTATAGATAGTCTGTATCCCATATTTTTCCTGTATTGCGGCCTTTTTCAGCACTTCAAGAGCCCTCAGTTCTGCCTCGCTGTCTCCCTCTTTCAGATGGAGAAAAGCGTTTCCTCCTGTGGTCTGCAGATAGGCTCTCCACCTCATCTCGCCCTTTTCCTCATAGATAAGGCCCTCATCTCTGAGCAGATTATTCAGGTGAATATTGGTGTCAATGCTGAACTGGCCATGGTCTCCCAGGAGTATAAAAGCGGTTCTCTCTTCCATCCCGGCAGCCCGGACAGCCTCCATGATCTCTCCCACACGCCTGTCCTGCCTCAATAGTGAAGCCTTGACGGCAGGGCTCTCAATGCGGCTTGTGTGTTTGGCGTTGTCCAGATCACACAGGTGGATCAATGTGAGGTTTGGTTTTTTCCTCTTAATGGTTTCGCTTGCAGCCAAGGCTACAAAATCATCAAAATCCGGTTGTTTAGTACTGACCCTTTTTTTACCGATTCTCCGCTCCAGGTTCAACATAAAGGCCTTAGAGCTATTCTTAAGTATTTTGAGTACCTGATTCTCCCCTTCCAGAGCCAGAATTTCGGGAATATTCCAGTTTATGGATGATTTCCCAGTCACCGGCCAGAAGAGTCCTGCCGACTTTAAGCCGCTCTTTCTGGTCAGATCATAGATTGTGGGGACCTTCACTTGTCTCTGATACCAGTACCACTCCTGATTATGCGGGGGCACAAAGGGCTGGAATGGGTGATTTTGAATGATCCCGTGTTTGTCCGGATGTACCCCGGTCACCATGGTGGTATGGGCTGTATAGGTATGGGTCGGAAAAACAGACTGGAGCTTCCGTGACCAGGAGCCTTCTGCCATCAGCCGGGAAAGATGGGGCATAAAGGGGATCAGGGGCCACTCGGATTCAGACAGAGCATCCAATGAGATGACAACAACATGGTGAACAGGATTTTTGGTCTTTGAGGATTTACGATTCATATTCCTTCACTTATAAACCGCTCGTCAAGGGAGGTCAATAAATTTTATAAACTTCCATGAAGACTTTCATGACAAGCAATTTAAATGGTGGCCCCCTGGTCGATGTCTTTCTGGACCATTTTATTCACCGATTCCTGATCGACAACTTCCTGACCCTCCCTGGTTCTTAAAGCATAAAATGCTGTGAACATTTTGAGAGGGTCTTGAATCATCAACCCCTCAGTGGTTCCAGGTTCTTCCTGATATTGTCATCATGGGCCCAGATGGCTGAAACCTTTTCACAGCCGTAATCCGGGCAGTCGGCGCAAGTCTGATGTCCTTTCTCCGAGGCACAGCTGCGGATACCGCAGACCTGGCAGTGACTGAAGAGCGCGCCTTCTCCCTGGCAGCCTCCGCAATTGATACTGGCCGGATCGATGACGGCTCCAAACATTCTGGACCACTCATCTGCCGTTTTTTTCCTCAATTCATCACTGTTTTCCATTGTGGCTTTGTAAGCATTACACTGATTGCAGTCTATACCGCATTTCCCTAGTTTCTGTTCCATGATGGGACTCTCCTTGAATAAGATGAGTCATCCTAGACTGGGAATGCTGACATCAGTATGTCAGTGATTTATTTTTATTCAGGAATACTTCTGATCTTCTGATCAATTCCTCTCTTAATCCGGCTGGCTGCAGAACAGTCAGATGTTCTCCGTAACTGAGGAGATAGCTGTATACCCATTCATCGGGAGGGTATAAAACCCTGATTTCGATACTGCCGTCTTCCATCATTTCAATATTACTTTTTGAAAAGTACTCTCTGGCTTTGGAAACACCCCCTGGTGAAATTCGGAGGTGTAATTTCTCGGGCTTGCGATCGTCTTTGAGATGAGATTCGGGTTTCCACTCAGGAAGGGCAGACTCTCTGGGGATGAAGGTCTCCTTAAGGATCTCCAAATTCAGGATTCGGGAAACCCGGAAGAATCGATAGTCCTCTTTGAGGCGGCAATAACCCAGGAGATACCAGTTATTTCCCCTATAAAACAATTTGAGGGGTTCAACTGTTCTCGTATGGCACTGATTATTCAAGTTTGTATACTGAAAGCGAAGGCACTGGCTCTGACCGATGCTCTTATACAGATTCTGAACATCATGACGGATACGGTTTCCTTCTCCCCAACCAAAAAAATCGATTTCCAGGACAGGGGCCGTTTCCTGGGTCTTGCCCAGTGATTCGACTTTCTCCAGGGTCTGACGAATAGACTGTCTGTCAAAGACGGCTTCCAGGCCCTTCAGACCGGCAATCAATGCCAGGATTTCATCCACTTTAAAAACCTGTTTATCCAGAGTGAATCCTTCCATGAGGGAATAGCCTCCATGGACTCCCGGTTCTGAAACAATGGGGATTCCCGCAAGGCAGAGGGTCTCTATATCCCGGTATATCGTTCTCAGGCTTGTTTCAAAATAAGCCGCCATTTCTGAGGCGGTTATCTTTTTCTTTTTGAGCATCAGAAGAATCATGGATAGGAGCCTGTCGATTTTCATACGCCCATATTACCACCAATTTCTCTATCCTAATATGATTTTATGGTTCAGAAATTCTTTCGCTGATATCTAATAAAGTTTATATTATATTCTATGAAACTCTACAGATCCTTGATTCTTTTACTATTGATCCTGACCTTCCTCACATCCTGTACCACCTCATCCACTCATAACAGGGGCAGTCTCAGCGGAGCCATGGATAAGAGCCGGGATGAAAACGAAGGTGATCGGGAAGTTCCAGATGAAGACGACTCATCCTGGTGGACAGAGGATGATGAAGATCCGGATGAAGATGAATCTGAGGATCAGGATGATTTATACGATACAGAAGATGCAACGAGGAGTCCTTCAGAACCGATGACTCTAAATGTTCTCTTAAGAGGCGGCAGAAGCCTGAGGGCACGCCCCTATTTCAGTTCTGATTTCAATGGGGAGATTCTCATTGGAGACAGAATAAATCATTGGGAAGTTTATCTCTTTGGCGGTTTTGATAATCTGAATTTGTATTCCACTCATGCCCTCTCAGAAAGCATTAAGGATAATTCTTTTGCCCTGTATGCCGGTCTGGAAGGCCGGTACTATATGTTTCCTGATTTGCAGATATTCTCACCCTTTGCCCTGGCCCGCATAGGTGGACTGTACCTGTTCTGGGAGTTCCAGAATGCCCTGACTTCCGGGGATGATACGATCAAATCTGATATTCTGGGGGGCCTGCTTCTGGGTGCCGGTCTGGGTGTGGACCTCTACCATGGGGAGGCTTTCAGAGTGGGAGTAACAATGATCCCTGAAGTGTACCTCTTTGGTGAAGAAACATCTCAGGGATTTACAAATGACTATTTCAGCTCCCAGGGATTTATCCGCTGGGGTCTGGAAGCGGGAGCCCGGTTTTAGGATTCAGGATGACAACGAAAAGTACAGTTTTGATAAAGCAGGTTTATAAATAGTGTAAGACCGCGGCAGGATTCTGCTCTATACTCTTCAATAATGAACCTTCATCAGTCGGTAAGACTGCTTCAATATCAGAACAAAGGCTTCAAAAACTCTGAGTTATTTCCCTCTTCACAAGACTCATCCCTTCTGGCGGTTCTCCTTCAGGATGAAGGATCAATCAAAATGCAGCTTGGAGAAGAGAGTTATACTATTGAGGGGAAATCCCTATCTTTTATCCCCCAGGACCGCGGAAACAAGATGAAAGGATACGGGAAAACCCTCATTCTCATCCTTGGGAAATCCTTGCTGATGGAACTGCTAAAAAATCCCTACGCTTCACGGGTGCAAAGGATTCTGAACTCCCCGCTTATATCAAAGACTCCCCTCCATTTCCGGCTGGATCAGGATCAATATACTCTGACAGAACAGATCTTTTGGAGGATTCATAAGGAGCTGACCCTTTGTGCTGCCGACTCTCAATCCGTTACAGAGCTGTATCTTCTGGAAATTATACTGCAGATCCTTCGATGCGGGCAGATGAAGAAAGAGAAGACTTCAGTCTTTCTTGAGGCATCTCCTCTATGGTCGGTTAAAGACACGGTTCAGTATATCCATGATCACTATGACCAATCTTTATCACTGAATGAACTGGCTCACAGATGCGCTTACAATCCATCCTATTTCTCCCGAGTCTTCAAGGAACAGACAGGAATAGCCCTCTTTGAATATATAAATCGCCTCAGAATAGAGGGAGCCTGCAGGCTTCTTAAAAACAGCGAAATGAGCATCCTGGATATAGCGTTTGCTGTCGGTTATAACAATGTTTCCTTTTTTAACAGGTATTTTAAAAAGCTGCATTCCATGAGCCCCGGTGAATATCGGAGAAAAATAAAATCCAGGTAAAAATAGTGACATAGGAGTTCACTATAATGTGAAATAATACAGGGAAAGAGGGAGAAAGAGAGATGTTGAAGAATTTCCTGAAACAATCTGCACTGGCACAG is from Oceanispirochaeta sp. and encodes:
- a CDS encoding integron integrase — translated: MTYKDYLEQKSSIKPKAIPYYLQWISLYQSFLGKQNNDGSLIGFQKFMVESYAPWQIDQAVDAVKHFEYYRTMKNKDACALPKNRGNWDLVTQQMKDILRLRHKSLQTEKAYMQWLSRFAHFSRKNPLQLGSEDLKNYISYLAVEQHVSSSTQNQAFNALLFFYRNILETPIDGLEKTIRSKIPARLPVVLTREEIFSILSLLNDQHKLMASLIYGGGLRLNECLSLRIKDMDLQKPALHIVQGKGNKDRETLLPVALIQDVVHQMEMSRQLFEKDRKKNWPGVPLSPSLMRKYKNATVEWNWFWLFPSRDFSLCPYTSKPLRYHMHPSSLQRSFRSAVVRAGITKRATVHTLRHSFATHLLESGYDIRTIQVLLGHASVETTMIYTHIASKNRLGVRSPFDPVGNETSLLQRR
- a CDS encoding uroporphyrinogen decarboxylase family protein, whose protein sequence is MEIERQEYIDYMTFKKVGKPIFVELFGPLVGLPEEWAAQGATPEEIGMTAFGFDSVRRHDIEINTGLLDTGVDQVLDENEEYVITLDSLGRKMKMIKATATLPLPLNHPVTDMDSWLTIKHRYEFREDRLSPDWEQNARTALESGALLVAAIPGGFDEPRQLLGEENLCYAYYEQPELIHDILSTIGDTAYRVLDLVSAKIRVDQLSVHEDMAGKSGSLVGPLQIDEFIAPYYRKVWDLLESRGAKIFRQDSDGNMNSVIDSFLKAGVTEMYPMEPAAGMDIVEIRKKYGKKLAMSGGIDKHVLRQSREAIRKELEYKLQPLMQEGGMIFGLDHRITNGTPLENYRYYVKTARELLGLDPHPEPGWARMAF
- a CDS encoding AraC family transcriptional regulator, which gives rise to MLKINSAAFYVCYPDWTWDTAATGWTDSDLWYISGGSGTIQTPSGTYKLKRGDLFFLMGRDRYIAGHDPQNPLQVYAVHFESLPSYEFARMSVRAPSFYDELCQRIVSCREMDDEKGALLWLKAALQEAEVSRRVEKCSISDWGYRISETIRYISEKEYGNVSVEDMADSFGSSREHFSRIFQLEKGMSPRAYLLSRKLNKARALLQTSCYSISVIAEQLGYCDTAFFSRQFKQKMGLSPSRFRAGDQTKDEMMGIEPI
- a CDS encoding alkaline phosphatase family protein — translated: MNRKSSKTKNPVHHVVVISLDALSESEWPLIPFMPHLSRLMAEGSWSRKLQSVFPTHTYTAHTTMVTGVHPDKHGIIQNHPFQPFVPPHNQEWYWYQRQVKVPTIYDLTRKSGLKSAGLFWPVTGKSSINWNIPEILALEGENQVLKILKNSSKAFMLNLERRIGKKRVSTKQPDFDDFVALAASETIKRKKPNLTLIHLCDLDNAKHTSRIESPAVKASLLRQDRRVGEIMEAVRAAGMEERTAFILLGDHGQFSIDTNIHLNNLLRDEGLIYEEKGEMRWRAYLQTTGGNAFLHLKEGDSEAELRALEVLKKAAIQEKYGIQTIYNRKNLDDFRAAPGIQYGIEARAGFNIDETLSDETIEDYGKKGILYANHGYSPDKEGYKCLFFACGPGFKAQNNLGPIEMVDIAPTIAELLGLRFYDCDGVSLASSLFNDEVLSTKTE
- a CDS encoding DUF3795 domain-containing protein: MEQKLGKCGIDCNQCNAYKATMENSDELRKKTADEWSRMFGAVIDPASINCGGCQGEGALFSHCQVCGIRSCASEKGHQTCADCPDYGCEKVSAIWAHDDNIRKNLEPLRG
- a CDS encoding YafY family protein; translated protein: MKIDRLLSMILLMLKKKKITASEMAAYFETSLRTIYRDIETLCLAGIPIVSEPGVHGGYSLMEGFTLDKQVFKVDEILALIAGLKGLEAVFDRQSIRQTLEKVESLGKTQETAPVLEIDFFGWGEGNRIRHDVQNLYKSIGQSQCLRFQYTNLNNQCHTRTVEPLKLFYRGNNWYLLGYCRLKEDYRFFRVSRILNLEILKETFIPRESALPEWKPESHLKDDRKPEKLHLRISPGGVSKAREYFSKSNIEMMEDGSIEIRVLYPPDEWVYSYLLSYGEHLTVLQPAGLREELIRRSEVFLNKNKSLTY
- a CDS encoding AraC family transcriptional regulator codes for the protein MQLGEESYTIEGKSLSFIPQDRGNKMKGYGKTLILILGKSLLMELLKNPYASRVQRILNSPLISKTPLHFRLDQDQYTLTEQIFWRIHKELTLCAADSQSVTELYLLEIILQILRCGQMKKEKTSVFLEASPLWSVKDTVQYIHDHYDQSLSLNELAHRCAYNPSYFSRVFKEQTGIALFEYINRLRIEGACRLLKNSEMSILDIAFAVGYNNVSFFNRYFKKLHSMSPGEYRRKIKSR